Genomic DNA from Corallococcus silvisoli:
CAGGACGCGCCGCCCGTCCTCCACGACGGCGGCGGCGGTTTCATCGCACGAGGTTTCAAGTCCCAGGACGAGCACGGCGACTCCAAGAAGGACGGGAAGGCGGAAGGACCGGCCGCCTAGGTGCCCATCCCCTTGAGCAGTGCGCGTACCTCGTCCGCCGAGCTTCCCGTCGGTTCCAGGAACAGATACCGCTTGTAGGCCTCGGCTGCTCGGGTTTGCTCACCGGAGAACTGGAGCGAGCTGCCAAGCCAGAACCAGGCCTTCGCGTTCTTGGGCTCCGCGCGGACCACGTCCTGGAGCAGCTTGGCCGCTTCGCGGTAGCCGGACTCGCTGGTCCCGCTGTTGTTGGCGAGCGAGATGCCCAGGCCGGACTTGGCCTCGATGGAGTCACCGTCGAGCGCGAGCGCCTTGCGGTAGGCCCCCACCGCCGTCTTGAAGCTCCGGCGGGCCAGCGCCGCGCGGGCATCCTTGATGAAGTCCGCGTAGGTGGTCGCCTTCGGCTGGGCGGGCGGAGCGGTCTCGGGGGCCGTCGGGGGCGCGACGACCGCGACTCCCGCGTCGGGAATGGCCGCGGGCTCGGCCGTGGCCGTCTTCACGGGCGCGGCGCCGGCGTCCTCCACGGCGCTGGGGGTGGCCGTCTTCACCGGGGGAGCCCCCGCGTCGGCCGGGGGGGCTTCCACCACGGTCTTCACCGGCGGCGGCGCGACGTCCGGCGGGGGCTGGACCTCCGGAGGGTTGCGCGCCTCCGCGGGCGGCGCGGGCTGCGTCACCTTCGGCTCCGGAGGCGGGGGCGTTTCCGTGGTGCCCGAACCCCGGGAGATGACCACCGCGGCCACGGCCGCCACGAGGAGCAGCCCGGCCGCGACGTAGAGGCCCGTGCGCTTGGGCTTCATCGCGGCGATCAGCGCCGCGTCGTCCTCGTCATGCGTGGGCTTCGAGGTCGCCGAGGCAGCGGTCGCGGTGCTCGCGCCATGAGCAGGGGCATTCGTGCCGTGGGCTGGACCATTCGCGCCGGAAACCGGGGTGCCGTGGGCCGGGCCGTTCGCGCTGGACACCGAGGCATTCGAGCCTTGGGCCGGGCCGTTCGCGCCCGCCACCGAGGCGTTCGCGCTGGACGAGGGCGGCTCGACCACGGGCTCCGTGAAGTATGCCTCCGACGCGGGCAGCTCCTGCGCGGCGGCAGGCTCCTGTTCGGGAGAGGACGAGGCCCAGGCCGAGCGCGCTGCCTCGGAGAACTCGACGTTGAGGGTCGCGGGGGCCACCTGGGGCGGCACGATGCCGTGGCCCGGGTAGGGCGGCAGCGCCAGCTGCTGCGGCGCGGACTCCTCCATCGGCTCCAGGGCTTGCGGCTCCACGTCCTGGTGGGGCTCCGTGCCACTGACCAGCGTCACCTCGGACGAGGGCGGGGCCGGCGTCGGCGGCGGCACCGGCGCCAGCGGACTGGGCGCGATGGCGGCTCCCCCGAAGATGGGCGGGCGCGACGGCAGCGGCTCCACGGGCGCGGGCGCGGGCGCGGCGGTGAACGGGCTCGGCGCGGGGGCGCGGGACCCGGACGACCACGGGGAACCGGGCCCCCAGGTGCTGGACGAGCTCAGGCCCTCCGTGTCCACCCGGCTCCAGTCGAGCAGCAGGCTGCGCCGCGCATGGTCCACCGCGCGGTGCGCCGGGGGCGGCTCCACCAGGAACGCCGAGCCCTCCTGCGACAGCGGCGGGACGACGGGCTCCGAGGAGTCCTCCCCGAACGCGGGAGGCCCCCCGTCGCCAGGACGGGGGCGCGGCGGGAAGACGATCACCTGCGCGGGCTGCGCGGAGAGCGGCGCGGGCGCCACCTCCGCCACGGGCGTGACCTCTTCCACGGGCTCGACCGGCGCGGGCTCTTCGGCGTGCGCGGGCTCTTCGGTGAGCGCGGCCTCCGCCACGGGCGCCGGGGCCTCCACCACGGGCGCGGGCGCGACCTCCACCGGGATGGGCGGGGCGGTGTTCAGCCACTGCTCGATGCCCGGCTTGCTGCTCTGCACGGGCTCCAGCGGGGCGTTGCCCAGCTCGCGGATGAGCCCTTCGAAGTACAGCTTGCTGATGATGCCCAGCGCGGCCAGGTCCTCGAAGTCCGAGTCCTCCACCACGCGCGACAGCGCCCGCTTGCCATCGAACAGGCGCAGCAGGCCGTTCACCTCATCGGGGATCTCCGACAGGCGGTCCGCCAGCTGGTGGTAGTCGATCTCGAAGACCGTCTCCAGCGGCGGAAGCTGCTCGAGCATCCGGCCCCACTCGTCCAGCCGGCGCATGCCCTCCATGAGCAGGCCCTGGGTGGAGACCTCGATGCGCTCGGTCCGGTCGAGCGTGGTGAACTGCACGTCGAACTGACCTTCGAACGTGTTCAACAGGCGGTAGAAGGCGTTCTCGCCCTTGAGGCGCCCCAGCTCCGCGTCGATGACGCGGCCTTCCTTGAAGTAGACGGTGCCGGTGCGCTCGCCCTGGATGGAGATGACGCCCGTCTTGCGGCCGATCTCGAAGGTCTGGACCAGGTCCACGACGCCCATGTCGGCCAGGCTTCCCGCGAAGCCGCCCTTGGTCGTCTCCCGCTTCTCGATGCGTTCCTTCTCGGCCTTCTGAAGGATCATCTTCACGCGGGTGACGATCTCTTTGATGTAGATGGGCTTCGTCAGGTAGTCGTCGCCCCCGAGTTCCAGGCCGCGCACCTTGAACTCGACCGACTTCTGGTTCGTCAGGAAGACGAAGGGGATGAACTTGAAGCGCTCGTCGGACTTGAGCGTCTTGCAGAGCTCGAAGCCGTCCATCTCCGGCATCTTGGTGTCGGCGAGCACGAGGTCCGGCGGGCTGATCTGGACCTTTTCCAGCGCATCCTTGCCATGAATCGCCGTCGTGACGGAGAAGCCCGCCTTCTTCAGGCTGACCTCCATCACGCGCAGACTCTTCGCGTCACCATCGACGAGGAGCAGGTGCTGCTTGGCCACGTGGCATGCCTTTCAAGACGGGCGGGGCGGCGGATCCATCGGACGCGCCCCGTGGGGGCAAGCATCGGGTCCGGTTTCCAGGTGTGTCAATGGGCGGGACTGTCCGGAAAACCGACCGGTTCCCTCCCCGGAGGACAGGCAGGTCAGCGGAAGAGACCCTTCTTGGGCGGGTTCTTCTTGCGCATGTCGATGAGCCGCAGCTCCTGGTTCGCCTCCAGGTGCTTGGGGTTCGCGCGCACCGCTTCCCGGAAGTGGCGCTCGGCGCGATCCATGTCCCCTTCCACTCGGGCGATGACCCCCAGCTGGTAGTGGGCGCGATCGCAGTTGGGATCCGTGCGCACCGCGTCCGCCATCCACTGCTTGGCGCGGGGCATGTCGGCCTTGCGCGCGGGATCCATGTAGACGGACCAGGCGTGCGCGGCCAGGTACACGGGCCTGGGGTCCAGGGCGTTGGCGCGCTCGTAGTGCTCGCTGGCGGCGACGAAGTCGCGCTTGCGGAAGAAGACCTCGCCCATGCGGAAGAGGTCGTCCGCGTTGGTGTTGGGGCGGGCGGTGCCCGGGCTCCCGGGGCGGGCCTGCGCGGGCGGGGGCTTGGGGGCGGCCTGCGCGCCCTGCTGCGCCAGGACGTAGTTCTTGCGGCGCGTGTCGTCGTGGAGGACCTCGTAGGCCTCGCGGATGGACTCGAAGACGGAGGTCATCTTCTGCGCCAGGTGGGGCAGCGACGGGGGCAGCCGGTCCGGGTGGTAGAGCTTGGCGAGGCTCAGGAAGGCGGCCTTCACCTGATCGCGCGACGCGTCGTGCGGCACGCCCAGGGTGACGAAGTGGTCCTTCTTCGCCTGGATGTCCGCGTAGCGCTGCTCGATCTGCTGCGCGAGCCGGCCCTCGTCGGGCTTGGGGGGTTCGGGCGGGGCGGCGACGGCGGCGGGCGGGGGCGCGGCGCCCTCGGGCGAGGCCGGCGGGGCCGCGGGGGTGGGCGGGACCGGACGGGCGCCGAGCGTGCCCATGTTCTCCATGGCGCGGCGCAGGAGGCGCTGGCGCCGGAGCTTGGAGGCTTCGTCGGGGTTGGAAGGGTCTTCGGCCGCCACGTCGTCCTCGTCAAAATCCCAGTCGTCCAGATCGCCGGACAACCCGTCCTCAGTCTGGCCAGAAGCCCCCCCGTTGTCACCGGGGAAGGCGGAGGAGCCCAGAGAAGGCAGCGGCTCGAATGTCGCCTCGACGATGGCTTCGACGAGGAATTCGTTGGCATCCCCCGCCGACCGGACG
This window encodes:
- a CDS encoding response regulator → MAKQHLLLVDGDAKSLRVMEVSLKKAGFSVTTAIHGKDALEKVQISPPDLVLADTKMPEMDGFELCKTLKSDERFKFIPFVFLTNQKSVEFKVRGLELGGDDYLTKPIYIKEIVTRVKMILQKAEKERIEKRETTKGGFAGSLADMGVVDLVQTFEIGRKTGVISIQGERTGTVYFKEGRVIDAELGRLKGENAFYRLLNTFEGQFDVQFTTLDRTERIEVSTQGLLMEGMRRLDEWGRMLEQLPPLETVFEIDYHQLADRLSEIPDEVNGLLRLFDGKRALSRVVEDSDFEDLAALGIISKLYFEGLIRELGNAPLEPVQSSKPGIEQWLNTAPPIPVEVAPAPVVEAPAPVAEAALTEEPAHAEEPAPVEPVEEVTPVAEVAPAPLSAQPAQVIVFPPRPRPGDGGPPAFGEDSSEPVVPPLSQEGSAFLVEPPPAHRAVDHARRSLLLDWSRVDTEGLSSSSTWGPGSPWSSGSRAPAPSPFTAAPAPAPVEPLPSRPPIFGGAAIAPSPLAPVPPPTPAPPSSEVTLVSGTEPHQDVEPQALEPMEESAPQQLALPPYPGHGIVPPQVAPATLNVEFSEAARSAWASSSPEQEPAAAQELPASEAYFTEPVVEPPSSSANASVAGANGPAQGSNASVSSANGPAHGTPVSGANGPAHGTNAPAHGASTATAASATSKPTHDEDDAALIAAMKPKRTGLYVAAGLLLVAAVAAVVISRGSGTTETPPPPEPKVTQPAPPAEARNPPEVQPPPDVAPPPVKTVVEAPPADAGAPPVKTATPSAVEDAGAAPVKTATAEPAAIPDAGVAVVAPPTAPETAPPAQPKATTYADFIKDARAALARRSFKTAVGAYRKALALDGDSIEAKSGLGISLANNSGTSESGYREAAKLLQDVVRAEPKNAKAWFWLGSSLQFSGEQTRAAEAYKRYLFLEPTGSSADEVRALLKGMGT
- a CDS encoding J domain-containing protein, with amino-acid sequence MANSWADSIPTSPRDALELPTGDDTAALGDARKRAQAALLQDMAEALRRSASVPLDPWLTEESSRFPVAPPPEPDLPLLEVEPESWGDIVPAAAPLPDTRAPAPVAPVVPVQAPPQPDLWAVQPPKFPAAASPPVRPARASEDDLWRIVSFDESNDPAQNLTASFEAALQQVDAHLEALIRSDVRSAGDANEFLVEAIVEATFEPLPSLGSSAFPGDNGGASGQTEDGLSGDLDDWDFDEDDVAAEDPSNPDEASKLRRQRLLRRAMENMGTLGARPVPPTPAAPPASPEGAAPPPAAVAAPPEPPKPDEGRLAQQIEQRYADIQAKKDHFVTLGVPHDASRDQVKAAFLSLAKLYHPDRLPPSLPHLAQKMTSVFESIREAYEVLHDDTRRKNYVLAQQGAQAAPKPPPAQARPGSPGTARPNTNADDLFRMGEVFFRKRDFVAASEHYERANALDPRPVYLAAHAWSVYMDPARKADMPRAKQWMADAVRTDPNCDRAHYQLGVIARVEGDMDRAERHFREAVRANPKHLEANQELRLIDMRKKNPPKKGLFR